The DNA region AGATCGGAGATGGTGTCATGCTCAACGCGGTCTGTTCGCCGGAATACTCCACGAACGCGCTCGCAATCGTTCGCGATTCTCTAGAGGAAGAAGGTCGGAGCTGGGACGACTTTATCGTCGCGCAAATAGTCAATTGCTCAATAGTCCAATCTACAGGCGATGAAAAATTTAAATATGATTTTCTAAAAGACAGCTCAAGTCGCCTTCCTCCATCGACTGACTTCAGCCCTAATGAATCTATTGAACATTTTCCTTTCTGTTTTAAAGCTTTTATCCCTTCTCTCCACTTTTCAACTGGGAAACTCTCCCGGATAAAAAGCTGACTTTCTGAGTCATCAGGTTCCAAATAACCATCATATTCAAGAAAAACCTGATTACCCTGGAAATAAAGACCCAGCCTACATGCCCCATGTTCATCACCAGCAACTTCAGCAATAGTCCTTTTCATTTTTATTTCCCTCCTTTTTTGGTAGAAGTTTGTAGAAGTTTAAAGTTGAATGTTTGACTGTTATGTTCATGGTAAAAGTTAAACAGCTTGCTATTCCATTAATTTTAATCAAAACTCATTTTCTATCTTTTATAACCTCCTTATTTTAAATTAACAAATTACCTTTTCGCTCAATTGGTCGTTTAATCTTGAATAAGCTAATATGTTAAAAAACCAATTTTGACAGCATATGAACTTAAAAATCGGGCAAGCATTTTCCGGCCACGATAAAGGCGAGACATCACCGTCCCAATCGGTATGTTAAGCGCTTCAGCGATCTCCTTATATTTGAACTCGCTTACATCGCATAACAGTACTACAATTCGATTATGCTCTGGCAATCTATTGAGCGCGGTTGTAATTTTATCATCAAACAGGTCATCATAATTTTCCATAGAGCCCAGAGTTTGGTTTTCAAAATCTTCCCAGGTTTTTTTAACTGAAAGAGTCGTGCAAGTTTTTTCGAAATTCACACGAGCAGGCTCACGTTTTTTATGATTGTAGTGAGTAATAAAATGATTGGTAAGGATGCGTGACATCCATGCATGAATATTCGTTCCGGGCTCAAATCGATGAAAGAAACGATATGCTCTCAAGTAAGTGTCTTGAACTAAATCTTCCGCATCTAGCGGATGTTTTGTCATTCTGAGAGCCGCGCCATAAATTTGGTTCTTAAAAGGGATAGCAAGTGCTTCAAAATTTTTATGTTTTTGTTGTAAATGAATGCGCTTGTCTTTTTTGAACGAAATTCTCACTCTGATGCGCTCCTGTTATTATTTCCCTATTTTTCCCTCTAATGCAGAATACTTTTCTGAAGCCTGTTCCCGCTTTGACGAAAGAAGTTCTCGCGCCGCCAACGATGCAACTCGGGTCGCATTGCTTGGGCTCATAATGGCTCACTCCACGTTGTGCGGCTGCCCTCATATAAATAAGGGACAGCCCTTACCACCAGTTATTTTGCCGTGACCTTTTGAAGGGCTTGCACCGCTTCTTCGGTGGTCCAAACCGTATTCGCGATGAAGCGGAAATTAACCAGCGCCGCCGCATAACCGTCGCCGTCAGGGATGACAGCGGCCGCCGTCGCGTCTTTAACGACAGCAACTTCAAAACCTCGTTCCAGCAGTTCACGCAAATGGGACTCGGTGCACAGATTTGCCGACATGCCGGCCAGGATAACTTTGTCGATACCGCGCTTGCGAAGCTGCAGCATGAGGTCGTTAAACCTACGGGAGGCATGAGGAGGGAGGAAGGTACTCTGTTTTAGTAATCAAATCTGTTGAAAAGAAATTCCTCCATTAACCCAACACATTCGCAGACAAACCAGCAGAATGCAGCATATTGCTTACAGAAGTTGGGCAATTCAACAAAAAAATCTTCTTTGTAAGCAGTTTTATCAGGACTTCCACGGCTTTGGGACACATGAATGTTACATAGCAAATTTCAAAAATAATCTCTCGTTCAGGAAGCTCCATTAAGCGACTTATTTCATTTTTCCAGTCCGGCACATTTTCATCCGAAATCTCGCCTTCAATTTTTATGATAACGGTTAAGTCATTTTCAAATATTCTTTCGATTCGGAACATATCAACCTGATGTTTAAATGTTACTATTACTTAACTTGCCAAAACCGTACCAAAAC from candidate division KSB1 bacterium includes:
- a CDS encoding LLM class flavin-dependent oxidoreductase; amino-acid sequence: RNPLVMAQTIASLDELTGGRMILSPGACTNTHARRYGIEPISPPQVLREWVEAMRLVISGKNASYHGQVVSFDDAQLGFEPVRDHIPFLIPATSTTGLRLAGKIGDGVMLNAVCSPEYSTNALAIVRDSLEEEGRSWDDFIVAQIVNCSIVQSTGDEKFKYDFLKDSSSRLPPSTDFSPNESIEHFPFCFKAFIPSLHFSTGKLSRIKS
- a CDS encoding sigma-70 family RNA polymerase sigma factor: MRISFKKDKRIHLQQKHKNFEALAIPFKNQIYGAALRMTKHPLDAEDLVQDTYLRAYRFFHRFEPGTNIHAWMSRILTNHFITHYNHKKREPARVNFEKTCTTLSVKKTWEDFENQTLGSMENYDDLFDDKITTALNRLPEHNRIVVLLCDVSEFKYKEIAEALNIPIGTVMSRLYRGRKMLARFLSSYAVKIGFLTY